A genomic window from Fulvitalea axinellae includes:
- a CDS encoding PKD domain-containing protein, giving the protein MGRKGVSLLFLIMLVVPALMSCDSSEKGIVDCAEAPINASFNMEFRGAQTSVPVVVDFTYAGKFEQGMEFSWDFGDGGTSKQQTASHVFQKKGTYRVVLYVTRDVSGERCSKSTAQDLVIE; this is encoded by the coding sequence ATGGGTAGAAAAGGAGTGTCTCTGCTGTTTTTGATTATGCTGGTGGTTCCGGCGTTAATGTCCTGCGATAGTTCGGAGAAGGGAATTGTGGATTGTGCCGAAGCGCCAATCAACGCTAGCTTTAATATGGAGTTTAGAGGAGCGCAGACAAGCGTGCCTGTTGTGGTGGATTTTACGTACGCCGGCAAGTTCGAACAAGGGATGGAATTCTCTTGGGACTTCGGCGATGGGGGAACGTCAAAGCAACAAACCGCTTCGCATGTGTTTCAAAAGAAAGGTACCTATCGGGTGGTGCTTTATGTAACAAGAGACGTGTCGGGCGAGAGGTGCAGTAAATCCACCGCCCAAGATTTGGTGATAGAATAA
- a CDS encoding DinB family protein: MNTIEMLRDQTASAYAWTNRLLEAIPFEHWETMHENTDTHATWQVGHLVLSHYFHSIMCINGHSQSILQAVPLQKHNELFVNTSPKESVGKTNPEKLLKDLKLVQAHSVDIIKRMNVEDLSKPLEPTETPNPVAKTKYEALDWNIKHTMWHCGQLGIIKRQINGRHDFGLKRKAKAM; this comes from the coding sequence ATGAATACGATAGAAATGCTTCGCGACCAAACCGCTAGTGCATACGCATGGACAAATAGGCTATTGGAGGCCATACCTTTTGAACATTGGGAAACTATGCATGAAAATACGGACACCCACGCCACTTGGCAAGTTGGGCATTTGGTACTTAGCCATTATTTCCATAGCATAATGTGCATCAACGGCCATAGCCAAAGTATCCTTCAGGCTGTGCCTTTGCAAAAACATAACGAATTATTCGTAAACACCTCGCCCAAAGAGTCAGTGGGCAAAACCAATCCGGAAAAGCTTCTGAAAGACCTGAAACTGGTACAAGCACATTCGGTAGACATTATAAAAAGAATGAATGTGGAAGATTTGTCAAAGCCTCTGGAACCCACCGAAACGCCAAACCCCGTAGCGAAAACGAAATACGAAGCTTTGGACTGGAATATTAAGCACACAATGTGGCACTGCGGCCAACTTGGGATAATAAAAAGACAAATCAACGGTAGACATGACTTTGGCCTAAAAAGAAAAGCGAAAGCCATGTAA
- a CDS encoding YcxB family protein translates to MEESYIVKKKASGVIRVSSRKTIVRALKDAASGIRENMHLKLLAGLGAAALIPLATRLFLGESGMVVNGLAALCITLLFFPLKTFLWTFAGAVRSKTYEIGENGIVVESGTLPWSLVDRISFDNGDFDVQYGDENHFYIPVSAFGEEELLQIKTWAIENGRSGHSA, encoded by the coding sequence ATGGAGGAGTCTTATATTGTTAAAAAGAAGGCTAGTGGGGTGATAAGGGTGTCGTCTCGAAAAACTATTGTCAGAGCCTTGAAAGACGCGGCCTCAGGCATACGGGAAAATATGCATTTAAAGCTGTTGGCGGGATTGGGTGCGGCGGCTCTGATCCCTCTTGCTACACGGCTTTTTCTCGGCGAATCGGGTATGGTGGTGAATGGCCTGGCAGCCCTTTGCATAACTTTGCTCTTTTTTCCTTTGAAGACCTTTCTGTGGACATTTGCCGGTGCGGTGAGGTCAAAAACGTATGAGATCGGAGAAAATGGGATTGTTGTCGAAAGCGGAACCCTGCCTTGGTCTTTGGTCGATCGGATAAGTTTTGACAACGGTGATTTTGATGTCCAATACGGCGATGAGAATCACTTTTATATTCCCGTGTCGGCTTTCGGAGAGGAGGAACTTTTGCAAATCAAGACTTGGGCTATCGAAAATGGGCGTAGTGGTCATTCGGCTTAA
- a CDS encoding YcxB family protein: MEIGRELSGLGAGISGGEVSIHVKETLFEVVGITSKLLHENWFFKTSSTVAIAVPVLILQDISGFYPISLFWLITASVIAFILNIPFLFIMNGVRYGYTRGGAPAKSYYFSFDKLDLEGKEMAWSDVKSVRKSGNWIIIKADGKDSLATIPVRAFSGDEYGRFKTMAKEFGFSL; the protein is encoded by the coding sequence ATGGAAATAGGAAGAGAATTGTCGGGATTAGGCGCTGGCATAAGTGGTGGCGAAGTGTCAATTCATGTAAAAGAAACACTGTTTGAGGTGGTGGGCATTACGTCGAAATTGCTTCACGAGAATTGGTTTTTCAAAACCAGCAGCACGGTGGCTATAGCTGTTCCTGTCTTGATTTTACAAGATATTTCGGGTTTTTATCCGATTAGTCTGTTTTGGCTTATAACAGCCTCAGTCATTGCCTTTATTCTGAATATTCCTTTTCTGTTTATTATGAATGGCGTTCGTTATGGCTATACCCGAGGAGGCGCTCCAGCTAAATCCTATTATTTTTCTTTTGATAAGCTGGATTTGGAAGGTAAGGAAATGGCTTGGAGTGACGTGAAAAGTGTTCGCAAGTCCGGAAATTGGATAATCATAAAGGCAGATGGCAAGGACAGTTTGGCAACTATTCCCGTAAGGGCGTTTTCCGGAGATGAATATGGCCGGTTTAAAACGATGGCTAAGGAGTTCGGTTTTTCACTTTAG